A window of Microbacterium lushaniae genomic DNA:
GGGCCACCCTGTGCAGCGTGCTGCATAGACTCGCCGCATGTCGAGCGGGCCGAACGCGTCCAAGTCCGACTACGTCGCGTCGATCCGAGCTCGGATCGGGCACGACCTGCTGCTTCTCCCGGGCGTCACCGCGGTCATCCGCGATCGTGAGCGATTCCTGCTCGCTCGGCACGCGCACTCAGGCCTGTGGAGCCTCATCGGCGGTGCCGTGGAACCGGGCGAGGAGCCGAAGGATGCGGTCATCCGCGAGGTGCGCGAGGAGACCGGCGCCTCGATCGCGGTCGCCGGCATCATCGGGGCCTACGGTGGTCAGCCGATGATGGTCGACTATCCCAATGGCGATCGTGTGGCGTACGTCACGACCGCCTTCGAGTGTCACCTGCTGAGCGCCGCTGCGCCCGAC
This region includes:
- a CDS encoding NUDIX domain-containing protein, with product MSSGPNASKSDYVASIRARIGHDLLLLPGVTAVIRDRERFLLARHAHSGLWSLIGGAVEPGEEPKDAVIREVREETGASIAVAGIIGAYGGQPMMVDYPNGDRVAYVTTAFECHLLSAAAPDMDEILELGWFPRDRIAELPRRHWIDRVLADAAMA